A genomic region of Ignavibacteria bacterium contains the following coding sequences:
- a CDS encoding T9SS type A sorting domain-containing protein: MPLNLMSPPISAQLNTTESEIYFEEVDNTQLTDDEYQLSFFKDLSTTDYSMFWRLKNLTKNRILLDSQKVYFNLDDRPIVVEGLYPKISWVEPEIKNVNYKPENNKWFGDFRSEISGIFYLGPEKVKGVSAYNILPLGNVGTKKSSLTTFDKLRRIEIRFGKSQKAYRFVSNSLGTRYLSGASTEGVSGIWYPGEYFVDVPFQVWIKDDRFGEEKQLTCGFIEARAPLGGNPDGEWDPGTNISLTREYIIIFNQPYNPSGNQMEYVGYLPTTGTKVYADLNGWNPPAEANFTPEQIARAKSPWFDALLVVGLERTSVDTFYKPGDILTIPISYVITSRDTFYYRSKSKMNKLTLEEKKSQVSKINVFPNPYFEWEDFRAVRNGVIIFSNLPEEVTIKIYTLSGNLVRTLTENDKSSITSPFIEWDLRNENGKKVADGIYLAHIKTKFGDKVLKFSIVKQKR, translated from the coding sequence ATGCCTTTAAATTTGATGTCCCCGCCTATTTCTGCTCAGTTGAATACAACAGAGAGTGAAATTTATTTTGAGGAAGTAGATAATACTCAATTGACAGATGATGAATATCAATTAAGTTTCTTTAAGGATCTATCTACTACAGATTACTCAATGTTCTGGCGATTAAAAAATTTAACTAAGAACAGAATATTGCTTGACTCACAAAAGGTATATTTCAATTTAGATGATAGACCAATTGTTGTTGAAGGGTTGTATCCAAAGATAAGCTGGGTTGAACCAGAAATTAAAAATGTTAATTATAAACCTGAAAACAATAAATGGTTTGGTGACTTTAGAAGCGAGATTTCGGGTATTTTTTATTTAGGTCCTGAAAAAGTAAAAGGAGTTTCTGCATATAATATTCTTCCATTGGGTAATGTGGGAACAAAAAAATCCTCCTTAACGACTTTTGATAAATTAAGGAGAATTGAAATTCGTTTTGGCAAATCTCAAAAAGCTTACAGATTTGTCTCAAATTCGTTGGGAACAAGATACTTAAGTGGCGCAAGTACTGAAGGGGTATCAGGAATATGGTACCCAGGTGAATATTTTGTTGATGTTCCTTTTCAAGTCTGGATAAAAGATGATAGGTTTGGTGAAGAAAAACAACTTACCTGTGGTTTTATAGAAGCAAGAGCACCTTTAGGTGGAAATCCTGATGGTGAATGGGATCCCGGTACAAATATTAGTTTAACACGAGAATACATTATTATATTTAATCAACCCTACAATCCTTCTGGAAATCAAATGGAGTATGTTGGTTATCTTCCAACAACGGGAACGAAAGTTTATGCAGATTTGAATGGATGGAATCCACCGGCGGAAGCCAATTTTACACCTGAACAGATTGCACGGGCAAAATCTCCGTGGTTTGATGCTTTGCTTGTAGTTGGTTTAGAAAGAACTTCAGTTGATACATTTTATAAACCTGGAGATATTTTAACAATACCAATCTCGTATGTAATTACTTCAAGAGATACTTTTTATTATAGATCAAAATCAAAAATGAATAAATTAACTCTTGAGGAGAAGAAATCGCAGGTAAGCAAGATTAATGTGTTTCCAAATCCATACTTTGAATGGGAAGATTTTAGAGCAGTCAGAAACGGTGTAATAATTTTTTCAAACTTGCCGGAAGAAGTAACTATAAAGATTTATACACTGTCTGGCAATTTAGTTAGAACTTTGACAGAAAATGATAAATCATCAATAACTTCTCCATTTATCGAATGGGATTTAAGAAATGAGAATGGCAAGAAAGTTGCCGATGGAATTTATCTCGCTCATATTAAAACAAAATTTGGAGATAAGGTTCTAAAATTCTCGATTGTTAAGCAGAAAAGATAA
- a CDS encoding T9SS type A sorting domain-containing protein yields the protein MRKFILLSILMGSILYSQNAQQYLPIEVGNVWVNNVYLLDSLGNPVGEPQVIIDSSVAYQNFLGRQTLFIVSRPAGVEIGDTNWVSASTQSIFIHQRDLEIDTLITFKLPDWFEYYRFGTSLGTFYQIYRFDTTLTVPQLGTLPLRFLMRGARLGLDTVTVPAGFFNAVKFRTEIKVQYLVALPPPLPPIGIDIVTIPFNDWLAQGRYIIKSIQEPFSIDTLNLFIPGSMRELVEFKTPTLVENENKIIENFELYQNYPNPFNGSTIIQFNLKRNEKVNLKIFDILGREITTFIDGELKSGLHQAYFEAGEFNLSSGIYYYKLKTDSGIKVKAMVYAK from the coding sequence ATGAGGAAGTTTATTCTTCTTTCGATTTTAATGGGTTCAATTCTCTACTCACAAAATGCGCAGCAATATTTACCGATTGAAGTTGGAAATGTGTGGGTTAATAATGTTTATCTGCTTGATTCACTTGGAAATCCGGTTGGTGAACCACAAGTAATTATTGATTCATCTGTGGCTTATCAAAACTTTTTAGGTAGACAAACTCTTTTTATTGTATCACGACCCGCCGGAGTTGAGATTGGAGATACAAATTGGGTTTCTGCTTCAACTCAAAGCATTTTCATTCATCAAAGAGATTTAGAAATCGATACATTAATAACTTTCAAATTGCCCGATTGGTTTGAATATTACAGATTTGGAACTTCGCTTGGCACTTTCTATCAAATTTATAGATTTGATACAACTCTAACGGTTCCACAGCTTGGAACACTTCCATTAAGATTTCTTATGCGCGGAGCAAGACTTGGTCTTGATACTGTTACAGTTCCAGCTGGATTTTTCAATGCTGTAAAATTTAGGACTGAAATTAAAGTTCAATATCTGGTTGCCCTGCCTCCACCGCTTCCACCGATTGGAATTGATATAGTCACAATTCCATTTAACGATTGGCTTGCTCAGGGAAGATATATCATTAAATCGATTCAGGAACCATTTTCAATTGATACTCTGAATTTATTTATTCCTGGTTCAATGCGTGAGCTTGTTGAATTCAAAACTCCAACATTAGTAGAAAATGAGAATAAAATTATCGAGAACTTTGAACTTTATCAGAATTATCCAAATCCTTTCAATGGTTCGACTATCATTCAGTTTAATTTAAAGAGAAACGAAAAAGTCAATCTCAAAATCTTCGATATACTCGGGCGAGAAATCACAACTTTTATTGATGGCGAATTAAAATCCGGATTGCATCAAGCTTATTTTGAAGCCGGAGAGTTTAATTTATCGTCTGGAATTTATTACTATAAATTGAAAACTGATTCGGGTATCAAAGTAAAAGCTATGGTTTACGCGAAGTAA
- a CDS encoding insulinase family protein, giving the protein MKKILLTLLLICIYTLNAQTVSDFEIKNLDNGLKYVIVPNKKLPLVQVRVIFNGGARLDPQKYQGLTYLTGQLLLKGTTKRTAQQIAEEFEFLGSTINISTNYDYTLVSTEFLKYNFQDGMNILAEILTSPAFDSKEIDKEKDKLISELKSSLENPTYVANQFFNKFIFNGHPYSQSIRGTVKQIDNISARQIRNHYKTYFVPNETTILFYGDIDTQEAEQLIKNLFSNWQKGEKIKLNDQPIQKLSNLKLILVDKPGLTQAQIRVGNIGISQNNPDEIPISIVNTILGDGFTSRLVEEIRVKRSLTYGARSSFQMLKQSGKFLISTFTKNQTVGEVIQIILDELKKLKKSGVSDWEIKKAKNYLIGDLSRNLQSPEGFVNSLTEIIFYNKDKELLTNFSEKIKNTSQEKIQQVIREYFPENNVLIVVVGDSKEIKSQLEKFVEVQQISYEILVE; this is encoded by the coding sequence ATGAAAAAGATATTATTAACTCTGCTTCTAATTTGCATTTATACACTTAATGCTCAAACCGTTTCTGATTTTGAAATAAAAAATCTTGATAACGGATTAAAATATGTTATAGTCCCAAACAAAAAGCTTCCGCTTGTTCAAGTTAGAGTTATTTTCAACGGCGGAGCGCGTCTTGATCCGCAAAAGTATCAGGGATTGACTTACCTAACCGGGCAATTGCTTTTGAAAGGAACAACAAAACGAACTGCTCAGCAGATTGCGGAAGAATTTGAATTTCTTGGATCAACAATAAATATCTCTACAAATTACGATTACACTCTTGTATCAACTGAATTCTTAAAATACAATTTTCAAGATGGAATGAACATCTTAGCTGAAATTCTAACTTCACCGGCTTTTGATTCTAAAGAAATTGATAAAGAGAAAGATAAGTTAATTTCAGAATTAAAATCTTCTCTCGAAAATCCAACTTATGTTGCTAATCAATTTTTCAATAAATTTATTTTTAACGGACATCCTTACTCTCAATCAATTCGTGGAACTGTAAAACAGATTGATAATATCTCAGCGAGACAAATTCGCAATCACTACAAAACTTATTTCGTTCCAAACGAAACCACCATTCTTTTTTATGGAGATATCGATACTCAAGAGGCGGAACAACTTATAAAAAATTTATTTTCAAATTGGCAAAAAGGTGAAAAGATAAAATTAAATGATCAACCTATTCAAAAGCTTTCAAATTTAAAGTTAATCCTTGTAGATAAACCTGGATTAACACAGGCACAAATTCGTGTTGGTAACATTGGAATAAGTCAAAACAATCCTGACGAAATCCCAATATCAATCGTTAATACGATTTTAGGCGATGGATTTACATCCCGGCTTGTTGAAGAAATAAGAGTAAAGAGAAGCTTGACTTATGGAGCAAGAAGTTCATTTCAAATGCTGAAGCAAAGTGGGAAATTTTTAATATCTACATTTACTAAAAATCAAACAGTCGGCGAAGTTATTCAAATCATTCTTGATGAATTAAAAAAATTAAAAAAGTCCGGTGTTAGTGACTGGGAAATAAAAAAGGCTAAGAATTATCTAATTGGCGATCTTTCAAGAAATCTTCAATCCCCTGAAGGATTTGTGAATTCTTTAACTGAAATCATATTCTATAATAAAGACAAAGAATTATTGACAAACTTCTCTGAAAAAATTAAGAACACTTCTCAAGAAAAAATTCAGCAAGTTATAAGAGAATATTTCCCGGAAAATAATGTTTTGATTGTCGTAGTAGGTGATTCGAAAGAGATAAAATCTCAGCTGGAAAAATTCGTTGAAGTTCAGCAAATTAGTTATGAAATTTTAGTGGAGTGA
- a CDS encoding insulinase family protein has translation MKKFFFLTLLITLKLSAQNLDIESYYLKNGMKVILSPNNEVPSICFRIFFKVGGKYESPGTTGISHLFEHMMFNGSAKYKPGMFDKILEENGGYSNGSTWNDFTNYWEEFNSDKLELILDMEADRMKALKLDSENLEQERYIVMEERRLSVDNNPQQKMEEELYANAFVSHLYRQPVIGWMNDLKNITLDDCKYFYKTYYSPNNSVLILTGNFNKAQAKKLIARYFEKIPKAKIPAYKKITEPDQSGEKIITLYQEVELPSLMIGYKSCSINDSDFYAMDLLANILSKGLSSRFNKVLSEEKKLITEAYAYQDQMEDPGLFKIYAQARGEKEFEKLLPEIEKILEDIKTKGVTANEIEKAKNSKVLEYFDSFKTNEALSFALGYFETLTGDYNNLFKVVDKYAQVTPQEIQRVAQKYFSSSSRTIIISKPKSEKQ, from the coding sequence ATGAAAAAATTTTTCTTTTTAACATTACTAATCACTCTAAAATTATCCGCCCAAAATCTTGATATTGAAAGTTATTACTTAAAAAACGGGATGAAAGTAATTCTTTCACCAAACAATGAAGTGCCGAGCATTTGTTTTCGAATTTTTTTCAAAGTTGGCGGGAAATATGAGTCACCTGGCACTACAGGTATTTCACACCTTTTTGAACATATGATGTTTAATGGCTCAGCAAAATATAAACCAGGTATGTTTGATAAAATTCTCGAAGAAAACGGCGGCTATTCAAACGGAAGCACCTGGAATGATTTCACTAATTACTGGGAAGAATTTAATTCAGACAAACTCGAGCTAATTTTAGATATGGAAGCGGACAGAATGAAAGCATTAAAACTAGATTCTGAAAATCTTGAACAAGAACGATACATTGTAATGGAAGAAAGAAGGTTAAGTGTTGATAATAATCCACAACAAAAAATGGAAGAAGAACTTTATGCAAATGCTTTTGTCTCTCACCTTTATCGTCAACCTGTTATTGGATGGATGAATGATTTGAAAAACATTACCTTAGATGATTGTAAATATTTTTATAAAACTTATTATTCGCCTAACAATTCTGTTCTAATTTTAACCGGCAATTTCAACAAAGCCCAAGCAAAAAAATTAATAGCCAGATATTTTGAAAAAATTCCAAAAGCAAAAATTCCTGCTTATAAAAAAATCACCGAACCAGATCAAAGCGGAGAAAAAATAATAACTCTTTATCAAGAAGTTGAATTGCCATCTTTGATGATAGGATATAAATCTTGCTCGATTAACGACAGCGATTTCTATGCAATGGATTTGTTAGCTAATATATTAAGCAAAGGTTTAAGTTCAAGATTCAACAAAGTTTTAAGTGAAGAAAAGAAATTAATAACTGAAGCTTACGCATATCAGGATCAAATGGAAGATCCAGGGCTTTTCAAAATTTATGCTCAGGCAAGAGGTGAAAAAGAATTCGAAAAACTTTTACCAGAGATTGAAAAAATTTTGGAAGATATCAAAACAAAAGGTGTGACGGCTAACGAAATTGAAAAAGCAAAAAACTCTAAAGTCCTTGAATACTTTGACTCATTCAAAACAAACGAAGCACTTTCCTTTGCTTTAGGATATTTTGAAACATTGACTGGAGATTACAATAATCTTTTCAAAGTTGTAGATAAATATGCTCAGGTAACCCCACAAGAAATTCAGAGAGTCGCTCAAAAATATTTTTCAAGTAGTTCAAGAACAATTATCATTTCAAAACCAAAAAGTGAAAAGCAATGA